DNA sequence from the Amphiprion ocellaris isolate individual 3 ecotype Okinawa chromosome 17, ASM2253959v1, whole genome shotgun sequence genome:
TTAGCTGAGACAGTGACAGACTCTGAAGCCAACCAAGTATAGAGTCATACAAGCGACATGAGACATCTGATTGGCTGTAAAGTGGGGTCATCTGGGATCAAACCAGCCGCCACCATCGGCATTATGGCTGTGAAGATCCTGTTACACAGAGGTAAAGACACAAacaggaggagacagagagagggagaggagataGACAGGGGCTTTGACCTTCGATTGACCCAAACCTCATTAAACCAAAAGAAGTCATGCCTGAGTCATTTTAGTGCAGATAGAAAAACAATACTCCTTTACACATTTAGATATATATTGGATATATAAATTATGACATTATgatgctgtaattttatgggGGAAAAAACGGCATCGAAAAGCTAATATCCAGTGACCGATACCTCACTGCTTGCTGCTGTCATAGAAGTCTTCCTTTTCAAGGTCTGTACTGTATCCTACAATCCATAACACTAAAACCACCGCCCAAAAAGTGTGTAGCAGCTCTGAGCCCTCGAGGCCTGAACTTCACAGACCTCTAAAGGTGTCTTGTGGTTAGGCACCAAGACATTAGCAGCATAGCCTTGAAGTCCTGTAAGTTGAGAGGTGATGCCTCAATGGATTGACCTTCTTTTTCCAGTACAAGACAGAAGTCAGTACTTCaaactctttgtcatgttcctcaaacaaTTCTTTAACAATGATGGGGTGTGGCAGGTAGCATTATCCTGCTTAAAGGGATAATGCATCAGGGAATACCACTGACCATTGAGAGGTATACATAGCCTGCAGCAGTGTTTCGGTAGGTGTCAAAGCAAACATCCTCGTGAATGCTAggactagggctgcaactacaATGTCTAATGAAGGTATTCACCCCCTTTGGAAGACTTCCCTTTATCTTGTTTTCTATATTGACCCATGGCCAACATAATTCcgctttttgacaagaatttacaaaaaaagattcttctatgtcaaagtgaaaacaggttTCTAGAAAGTAGGACATgtacttaaaaatgtaaaatgtacagtAAGTTATTGTGTAGGTATTCACCCTTTTTAAAGTCACTAAGTCAGCCAGTTAGAGCTAGATGTCACATAATTAGAACCTCGTCACAAACACATCAtccccaccatgaagcatggtggtggcagcatcataaagtggagataattcaacaacctGCAAGAGAACTATGACTTGGgagatgttttgttttccagcaggGCAATGACCCGAAGCATACAGTCAAAGCTACACTTACAAGGTGAATGTTGTGGAATGGCtcagtcagagtccagaccacaATTCAACTGAGAATTTGGGGCCCGATGTGAAAAGTGCTATTTACTCACAATCGCTGTACATCCCTACACATTTCAGCAACTACTACATGCTAGGAACATCCCACGACACCTGCTGTTTTGAAGACGTGCTGACCCCAATGCCTATCATCTATCACCATCACAGTCTGTCAGAGTTTCTCAGATCCTTATGCtacatcattattatcatgTCCTGCTTCCTACACATTAATTTCAAAAAGTGACTGTTCATATGTTCCTTAAAATATCTCACCCACTACAGGTGGCACTGTAACcagataatcaatgttattcactttatTTGTTATAAGGTAACAAAGTTTGTAGTGGTTTTAATGTCGTATCTGTACCAGATGTGACACGTTACTGggttaaatagaaaaaaaaggttttcatacagaaatatgtttgtAGATATGAACAGTAATATTTCTATAATATTTAAGACGCACTTACTCCATGTAATTAATATCCCAGTACATTCTTCCATTCGCTATCCTGTACAAATGACTTTTATGATCTAATTTTCTGCAAGCTTcacaatttagtttttaagtATACTCCTTGTAAAATATGTTTGTCATTTACACTGAATACATGCATTTCATTCATATTATTAATATATGCAGCATATTAGCGATGTTGTGCAGAGCTACACTTACACGTTTTGATAAATTCATCTTATAATGttgaacaaaagaaataaaataaatatataaagtgcAGCTATCAGCTACCTTTAGCCTTAGGGGATGTTTTTTGAATGTGTTCCTTGATTGTTTAATCTTTAGTCGTGATCTGATGAGTAATTAGAAACAATCATACACTTGAGAAATCTAACTGGagtgtgaaaacaaacaggcaGTACAAACATTAGCACTTTCAAAAAAGCTACCAAATCCTGCATAATTCAGCCACAAACTTATACTCATGTCTAGTTTTTAAATGCAATGTGTTTAAATGCCTTTTTGTATCCTGCTACACTCAATATTGTTTAGTTTTATAACACCTTGATgtactgttttttattttccttttatctGACTGTTTCAGCTCTTAGTTGCGGAAAAGCTCCTTGAGGGACAGGTGTTGCAAATTAGAATACACTATAGACACAATTCTATCTACACGCTATTGTCAGTTTATCAATGTGTATGTCAATATTAAATAtaccataaataaataaactaactggGTAAGTACAATTGTGCAGATACTGTGCTTAAGTACAAATTTACCATACACATAtttgagtattttcattttattctgctaATTTTTAGATTAAGATTTTACAtagtttttaattaactgacaaaACTTTGTAGAAATgagttttttgtacatttttgtcaataAGCCCAAATTAAAATGGccataatttaaaataatttaaaaaccaaAGTGACCTAATTTTCTGCTCTAGTGAAGCAACGTGAAGCCAGTGCGCTATTCGCTAAAATAGTAAAGAACATGGAAACTGGTTTATGGATAAACTTGGGAACTTTTGATAGGGTTGTTTCACAATGATCTGAGAGTTAGACGGCAAATCTGAGAGCAGGAATTTGGTGAGCGTACAGAAGCAGTTTGAGAGCAGTGAGCTGTATCAAACCGAAGCACAGGGCAGTTGTGCAGCAACAGTATATCTGAGTGCAGACAAACAATATTGAGCAGATCTGCATTGAGCAGAGGCTATCTGAAACAGAGAGGGCAGGGTTTTGAGGGAAAGCACTATAAAATCTGAACATATAATGAAGAAATAATGCTCTTaaactgaaactttactctctggAATAAAGAAAAGTAAGGATGTGGAACTCTGACTAGTAATATTTAAAGAAGGCTGATTTTCACATTGACATCTGATCTCTCACATGAACCAGAGCAGCATGTCGACAGTGGATAGTCGAGAGTTTTACTGAGCTGCTGTGTAATCtctggtgtgtttttacagGCCAGACAATCACATGAAGTGGGCGTTTTAACGTGCAGCTTCCGCTGGCAACCAATTAAAGGTACTTTTTAGTGGATAAAGTGCAAAAAGCTAATAATTTTTCATCTGATATTCTTAACTTTGTCAAATGAAGTCTTTCTTTAAAGCTGCTTTCACCTGCTTAACCCTCTAACCACCAAAACCTGCTGGAAAGTTTGTAAGCCTTTTTTTTAATCGCAAAAATTACAGCATCCATCCCAGTAAGAAACTCTAGAAACTGAAAGAGTCATCAGATATCCAACTTTCTGCCGATCTTTGAGCTAATTATATATGACATGAAGTTTTCTTAGGGAAAATAACCAAATCGTTTAACTAAAAAGTTGAATAGTGTGACAGAACATGAAAATCTCTTCATTCTGTAGGTCTCcttcaaaaactacaaaaacagtttgttcaaactaaatcctattgaaaaacaaacatcctTCAGTTCACTCTTCAGGGCAAGACATGAAGTGTTAATCTGTGAACCACAGTTGTGACTAAAATTGAGagtttcaggtgaactgcagaatgtgtttacacaaagttGAGGGGCgaaaagtatggaaacaaattttaGAGGCTGAGAGTAAAATACAACATATTTGAGCAATAAAGTAAATGTAGCACGGTTCACAAACAGTATATGGAGGAGCAAGTGGccgaagatacattcagcatgatgAATGATCTTTGCAGAGCTGATGTGGAGGATAGAGTGAAAAACGGCCAGTCTGTAGAGGTTGAAAaagtaagtagtaaaatatctactgTGTGGTGAGCCACCATTTCTTCTAGTGTTGATAACACCTGTGGccatttggaaaaatgctggATGTGTTGGtacctgttttttaaattttctgaaaaataaatagtttaggaaattctacttttttaaaatgatttatggtATCCTAATTGTGTCATACTGCAGAGTTTTCCATAGACATGCAGGACTTTATCTTGCAGTTAAGAATGATcccacagtaagtaaaaatgtgacaggaacaaaaaacacccaggaactgcttggggttcagagggacAATGTCTCAATATGAAGTCATTGAGAGTAATAATATAACAACAGATGGCAGTAAGCTAGACATTGAGCTAAAGCTGCGAGCCTGAAATAGCCATAAATGTGTGGTGGAACTGCTCAGTGAAGCAATTTCTTGGGTGCAGGTGAAGCCTCTAATATACAAATGTTTGAACATGCACGGACCAAATAATCAGCCTCCACTCAGGGCATGCAAAGCAATCGcttgattttcattttcaattattCACAGGATGGGAGGTTGTACCAGGTGAGTGTTTTCATGGGCAGATATTATCAGAGTGAATGTGTTTTTGGGAGTGTGAACACAACATACAGGCGTTTGATTCCTGATTCTGGCTGAGCAGAAGAACGAGACCGAGTCCTCAGTTCAGGGGAGGGAGACGGACTCGGAGTGACAATCTCATCTTCTGCTTCAtcactgcaaacacaaagaccttcatcatcatcatcttcatcatggACCGCATGCTGACACATCAGAATGTTAAAGACTTGCACTAGTATGTACCTTTTGTAGTAGGCCAGTTCCTCCTGCAGCAGGAAGACTTTGGCCTTGAGCTCGTTCCTCTCGTGGAGGACATCCCTCAGCTCCTGCAGGGTGAACCGGGGCCTGTTGGGGTCCTTTGGGTCCAGACCTCCCGACTCCTCTTCGCATAACGCCTCCTGTCGAGAGAGAAATGCATCACACAGAGTAAACTTCAccaaagaaaggaaagaaggaaggaaggagggagagagggaggtaTGCGGATACCTTGGTGAAATATTGGAACACAGCAGGCATGTCCTCATCGCACATCACCTCCTGGTGGCAAATGTTGAACTCTAAGTCAGGTACAGGGCCTTTCTGTTTCCAATACATGTGTTGTGTTGGCCCTCACCTCCACCCTCTAACTAAAACTCTAACTGTTTTTTAACTCAGCACACAAGAGACTATCAGTGTGTTAAGTTTGAAACCCATGCACTGAGCAAAAAAGCATTCCTATTCATGAGTATTCTACACACAAGGTCCAAGTCCAACTGAAATCACACCTTTAATCAGATAAACGTAatgctttattgtgtttttattgatgCTTATGACTTATGTCCTTGCTGTCAACTCATTCCTTTTTTAGACTATAATCCTTCTCTAGACACCaatattatttttcatctgGAGCATTAAAACCTTGATGCTTTCTCTGGTTTTTCTCCATATGCTCTACCATACTCTCACTTACTGTCCGTCTCTATTGCTATGATTGCTTCTCTTTTCAGCTCTGGCAAACCAGTCATTCCTGATTGACATAACCACAGACACCATATTTAAAACTCTGGTATACTCTCAAATACCGAAAGATTTACATGTGTCTGATAGGCAAGGGCTTGAATAGAATCTGCATTCATTTCTATGTAAAATTTTCACACACTAAGTATGATactgccatttattttattgtggtgAAATACAGCTAAAATAAATGTGCAATGATGTAATAAATCTTACAGCACCAATAGCCTGTCCAATAATGACTACATTTCAGTTGGACTTTACAGCTACCATTTCTATTGTCAGTGTTCAAGATCACGGTGCATGAAAGGACAACCTGATGTGAGTTAGAGGCTGAGCTGTTGCAGTGATCTATAATTAGAAGGGTCACCAGTGCAGTCGTCCAGAAAGTCTCACCCAGTTGGCTGCGGAGTGAAAAATCCTACTGACACTCTGTTAGTTCTCAGACACCCATGCAGAGTCATATCAGTGCTTCTCGTGTTAGTCCACTagctctttctgtttctacctGTGAGGCCACAATTCCAGGTTTGGAGTTAGAATCGGGACAATCACACCACTCCTCAATGCTGTGCAGCACTTCTGCATTACCCAGAGCAACACTGCCTTGTCCTCCTCATCCCCGTCCTCATGTCCCTCTGGAGTGAGGGAACCGGACAGGGGCAGCAGGGGCGAATCAAACCCACTCAACATCAGCTGAGAAGGGCTCCGTCTGTCTGACCAGCCCTCAGCCCTCAACGCCACCGCTGCTGCAGCTTTACCACGCTGGCAGAGTAAGAGACAGTTTATTATACGCTCACTGACTGTGAGTGTGTTTAATAAGGTGTTTAGCCAACGTGGTGATTTATGCTCCTACTTTGGATTTAAGCTTCATGGCTTTAATGGAAAATTGTTGGAAATGATGCTGGTTTGCTAATCAGATATAATTTCACACTGGTACAAATGCCAGACTATGACTTTGGAGCATTACTGTCGGCTtcacaagtttttttgtttttttttttttttaaattttattatcccttattaatcccacgaggggaaattctgattttcgcatctcttCCCAATTGGGGGAGAGCGACGGGTCAACCGCGGTACAGTGCCCCCTGGAgaaggaagggttaagggccttgctcaagggcccaacagtggccacatcgggacttgaacctctgacctaataagaaataacatttttacaaaagacatttctacaTGTAGGAAACACACtaaaattaattcaatttaacTGCTACAGTTTCTGTATCACCCCTCATGTTtccataatgtatttttatacacATTGTGAAGTATTGCATTCGACAAAGTTTCATTGAAACagagaaatcacaaaaaaaaaatctttaaatgtaccttttttaaaaatgttttcctgagGTGGGTTTTGTCCTTTTCAGAATCAGTTAACGAATTTCATGGGAGATGCAAACATCTTTACTGAGTGACCTCTGATGTAGAACACATGTAACTGACATGCTTgatgagctgtttttgtttctacAGACTCTGGACAGCATGAAACACAGCCGATACCAgatgacatgaaagaataactacaaaaatcaaaacatttcctGTAAACCATTTTTTCTAAATAGacaaagtttagtttgtttcttcttcttcaaggttTTTATCCGTtagcaaaatgttttattttcagtttcttctaTTTTGTTTACTACAGCCTATACACTCGGTTTTGGAATTCTGGGTTAACTAAGACTTTTTTCAAACTAGAAAACATTGGCTGACCTGCATCAAACTACACTTCATTGCAGCAAAAAAACGTTAACAGTTACAAGAagattttattctgaaaattcagcaaaaatataattagaTTCTGGAAAAATTACGACCAAAGCCGGCTGGAGGCTGGGTAGCAACATTTAGGTTTAAAATGATCCTGACTACTTTGGGCGTTCTCTGGTGCTGTGTTACCTCTGCAGGTGACGGTAGCTGAGGCAggggttcctcagggttctgtgcAGGCAGCTCCCCTTGTAGTCGTTCCCTTAAACGTGCAACTTCTTGCTGAAGAGCGCTGACCTCCTGCACTCGTGCCTGAGCGCTGGCCTCCAGCTCCACCTTCTGCTCGATGAGCGCTTTGCCCTGAGCCTCCACCATGGAGATTTTATGGCGCAGGTCGTGGTTAATTTTCATAAGGCGAGACTGCTGTTGCTGGAGCTGTAGAAGAAGACA
Encoded proteins:
- the rilpl1 gene encoding RILP-like protein 1 isoform X1, producing the protein MEESGSALEKNVADLTVMDVYDIAAVVGQEFERIIDQYGCEALSRLMPKVVRVLEILEVMVSRSSIGPETEELRLELDKLRLERIDRLEKEKKHRKELELVEDVWRGEAQDLLTQIAQLQEENKTLLTNMSIKDPMSEEDLQRHEGMTERERQVMKKLKEVVDKQRDEIRAKDRELTLKNEDIEALQQQQSRLMKINHDLRHKISMVEAQGKALIEQKVELEASAQARVQEVSALQQEVARLRERLQGELPAQNPEEPLPQLPSPAERGKAAAAVALRAEGWSDRRSPSQLMLSGFDSPLLPLSGSLTPEGHEDGDEEDKAVLLWEVMCDEDMPAVFQYFTKEALCEEESGGLDPKDPNRPRFTLQELRDVLHERNELKAKVFLLQEELAYYKSDEAEDEIVTPSPSPSPELRTRSRSSAQPESGIKRLFSFFSRDKQRSSQRSAQFDGDLGSWAGKDEVYTEQAQEALQHM
- the rilpl1 gene encoding RILP-like protein 1 isoform X4, whose translation is MEESGSALEKNVADLTVMDVYDIAAVVGQEFERIIDQYGCEALSRLMPKVVRVLEILEVMVSRSSIGPETEELRLELDKLRLERIDRLEKEKKHRKELELVEDVWRGEAQDLLTQIAQLQEENKTLLTNMSIKDPMSEEDLQRHEGMTERERQVMKKLKEVVDKQRDEIRAKDRELTLKNEDIEALQQQQSRLMKINHDLRHKISMVEAQGKALIEQKVELEASAQARVQEVSALQQEVARLRERLQGELPAQNPEEPLPQLPSPAEEALCEEESGGLDPKDPNRPRFTLQELRDVLHERNELKAKVFLLQEELAYYKSDEAEDEIVTPSPSPSPELRTRSRSSAQPESGIKRLIFTAIMPMVAAGLIPDDPTLQPIRCLMSLV